A window of Apium graveolens cultivar Ventura chromosome 8, ASM990537v1, whole genome shotgun sequence contains these coding sequences:
- the LOC141679852 gene encoding uncharacterized protein LOC141679852, translated as MQGGCIADIGSCGTGFDSASGSVRTNKFRTKGSELADRKGEKNKVMPRASSIRCSSIDEALSLSSRARCNKGLIIFPSREPRERLAPRGAKLIFLSG; from the coding sequence ATGCAAGGAGGATGTATAGCTGATATAGGATCTTGTGGAACAGGATTTGATTCTGCAAGCGGTTCGGTACGAACGAATAAATTTCGAACAAAAGGGTCAGAACTCGCTGATAGGAAAGGAGAGAAAAATAAAGTAATGCCAAGAGCTTCGTCAATCCGTTGTTCATCGATAGACGAAGCTCTCTCTTTATCATCTCGTGCTAGATGCAACAAAGGACTCATCATTTTTCCTTCTCGTGAACCGCGGGAGCGCCTAGCGCCCAGAGGAGCAAAGCTCATTTTCCTTTCAGGGTAA